The genomic segment CAAACAGCTATCTAGCACTGCATCCATGACCTCACTATACCGCTTTTCTCCATCACAGAAATCAAAACCGATACAGAATTATATTATCTGCTAAACAAGGAACTTCTGGAAGGAAAACTACAGTCCTCTCTTCATGCACTCAGTCCGAAAAAGAGTGAGATGAGGTGGAATAGTTCATGCAAGCTGCGGGCCTTGATAAGCTTTCGGTGATTTTTCAGCGGTTCACCACTCATAAAACTCCATGCATATCAATCGTCCCAGAGTTTGGCGGCCAATCTTCGAGTTGATGGATATTGAGGAAGAACTCAATCAGTAACCCTAACCAACAACTTCCCCTCCCCCGGGCGATACTTCTTCAGCGCCTCCGGCAACTCCCGCAGGCTCACTTCACGAGCCATCCGCGAACGCAATCGCCCCGCTCTCAGCTGGTCAAACACCCCCTCAAGCAACGCCGGAAGCTCCGAACGCGGGCACGCATGCACCACGTCACGCAGACGAAACATCTCCACCCGCCTGCCCACCTCACCTAGCGACCGCCCCGACAACAACCCGTAGTGCACCACAACCCCATCCGGCTTCACCGCCAGCGCTGCACGTCGCCCGGTCTCCCCGCCAACACAATCGAACGCCACATCCACGTGCTTATCGACGCCCTCCCCACTCCATCCCCTACCCACCATTACTGTTTGTATTCCACGTTGATCGAGTAGTTCCTGAAGGTGGCGTGCAATGGTGGTGGACGCGCCGTCGATAAGCACGGTGCGGGCATCACCGCAGAAGCGTTCAACCATGAGGTAAGCGGTGAGCGGGTTGATGTAGACAAAGCAGGCAACATCGGTGGGGATGTCGTCGGGGACGGGTATGCACCACGTGTGATCGGTGCGTTTGAGTTCCTGCCATGCGCCGGCCGAGCCGATGGGCAGGACACGACGGCCAAGGAGGGCACTGGGCACTTCCGGTCCAATGCGCTCGACCACCCCAACGCCCTCGAAGCCCGGGACCAGCAGGAATTCGGTTCGGGAGGCGTAGGCACCGGACACCGTGACCGCATCGGACGGGTTGAACGCGCTGGCCAGCATGCGCACAATAACCTCGCCGCGTTGTGGGGCATCGGGTTCGGGGACATCCTGGATCGTGACGTTATGGATAGGACCTGGTTGAGCGGCTAGGGCGGCGAGCATGTTGTTAGGTTAGCGCGAACTCGTTACCTAACTTCCAACCTACTGAAAACTACTCAGGCATAGAGGACATGCCGTTGAATCAACGTGCCCATGAGTTCCCGTCTTGCGGATGACCTTCCATCCCTCCCCCACTTGCGCATTTCCTCAAGCCAGTCTAGTGCACGGCTGTACCATGACTGTCATGTCTTACCACCGTAATGATCGCAACAATCACTCTCGCAACCACCACCGCCGAAGCAACAATAATCGCAACCCCCACAACAACGAGTACCGCGAACATCACCATGAAGATGACCTGCGCCGCGCGTTAACCTCGCTCGATGGGAAAAGTTACGGAGCATACAAGAGCCTGCGCGGCTCCTACCCCCTGGCACCGGGCATAACATTATCGATTGATCGTGTGCAGACGGACCCGTATGCCCCACCCTCGTTGATGCGCATCCTGGTCGACCTAGCAACAGCCCAGGTTCCCCAGGACCTCATCAACGATGCTGAAGGCAAGATCGCCACGGGTGATTTCTTGACCAGGGCTTTTTCACATGAGGCATATACCAGCAAAGTCGCCAGGGAGGTGAGCATTGGCCGCCCAGGGCAGGCTGTGTTGGAGCGCACCAGCATCCTGTTTACGGACAAGCGCCTAGAAGCCCGCATTATGGTGGCGCTTCCCGCTGCGGGCCGCCGGATTCGCGGCCGAGAGGCGGAGGAATTGCTTGCGGATATTCTTCCCGAGGTAGCGGAATACAGTCTTCTCTACAAGAATCTTGATCAGCAGAAGCTCCGCGATCACGTCATCTTATACCGTGACCAGCAGGATCTGCGCCGTCAACTCAACAGCCGCAAGCTTGTTGCTTTTGTTGGCAACGGCGCGATTCTGCCGCGTCGTTCGGGTGATTCGGACGAACCATTGGAGCAGGGTGCCACACCGTTCCAGAGTCCACAATCGCTGCACACCGAGTTTTCTCTCCCCAGCGGCCGCACGATCACAGGCATGGGTGTGCCGGAGGGGATCACGGTGATTGTGGGCGGCGGTTATCACGGCAAGTCCACACTACTGAAGGCGATGGAGCGGGGCGTGTATTCACATATCCTCAACGACGGCCGGGAGTGGGTGATTACTCACGCGGATGCAATGGCGATTCGCGCGGAGGATGGCCGCGCGGTGACGGGCGTGGACATTTCACCGTTTATTAATAATTTGCCGTCGGGCACGGATACGCACCGGTTTTTCACCACGAACGCATCGGGTTCGACCTCGCAGGCCACGAACCTGGTGGAGGCCCTGGAGGCGGGCGCGCAAACACTCTTGATCGATGAAGACACGTCGGCCACAAACTTCATGATCCGCGACGAACGCATGCAGCAGCTCATTCCTGCGAAGGATGAGCCGATCACCCCATTTGTGCAGCGTATCCGCCCGTTGTTTACGGAGAAGGGCGTCTCGACAATCCTGGTGGCGGGCGGTTCAGGCGCGTTTTTCGACGTCGCGGATCACGTCATTGCCCTGAACTCGTACGTTCCGAACGACGTGACGGTGCAGGCCCACAGCATTGCGAATCGGACGCCACAGAATGACGCGGCGTCGATACGCGTTTTCGATTCCCCGAACCCTCGCGTCCCGGCGCGGGATGGCTTGCGGGAGCCAAGTAAGACGAAGCCCGCGAAGGCCCGCAGCCGCACGGATATTCAGTACGGGCGCGAAAACATTGATCTGATCGGGTTGATGCAGCTTATCGACGTCGCGCAAACCACCGGCATTGCCCACGCTTTAGATTCCATTGCGGACCGATGTGATGGCAACACCAGCCTTGCGCAGCTGGTGGATCAGTTAGTACAAGACCTGGACGAACACGGTTTGGACGTGTTGTCGCCGCATCGTGGACATCCGGGGTTGTTTGCGCGTCCCCGCAGCCAGGAGATTATGGCTTCAGTGAATCGGTACCGCAAGCTCAAGCTTAGTGCTGGGCGGTGAGGTCGAAGTTCTTGGGCTGCAGTGCTACCGCCCGCGACCAGGGGTTCCCAATCTCACTCCTGCAGAGTTTGTATATCGTCAGGCCTGAAAACGGAGTGTTTTTGACCTGGGCGTATACATACTTTTATGCAACACCCCTCCTCACGCCAGCTCTAGCACCAACGTCCCGGTATCAAACCCCGACCCTGCCCATGCAAACCCGGCGCGTTCATAAAGCCGGCGCGCCGGGTTGCCCTCTTCCACGCTGAGGCTGATGCGCCGGAGTCCTTTCGAGCGGGCGGCGCGGATCGCGGCGTCGATAAGCTGACCGCCAACTCCCCGTCTGCGCTCACCCTCCGCGACCCAGATGCTGAGTTCAGGGGTGGCTTCGTCGACGAAGCCGAAGCCGGGGTCGTCGGCGGTGAAAAAGCGCAGCCACACCACACCAATAGCCCTACCGTTGCTGTTTTCGGCAACATAGCCGAAGTCTGATTCTTGCCACGGGTCGTGGTAGTGGCGGAAGTACGGGTTGGTAAGCACGTCGTCCCGAGTGAAGCGTTCTTCCACCCAGTTCACATTGCAGAAAGTTGCTTCTACTAGAAGGTCACGGTCGTCGGCGCGGAGTTCTCGCATGCCTTATATACTGCCACTGAAACCGGCCTCGAAGGTCTCCCAGTTGGAGGCTTCATCATGGGTAGGCGGCATGGGTAGGCGGCCCTGACCACCGCTACTTATGGTCGGGCCGCCTAGTCTGCGTTTCCGGGTTCTGCCTCAGGTGTTACAGCCCGGAGATGTCGTGGTCGGGCATCATGGGTGCCTCGTTGGTGGAGTGTACATCGGTGTAGGTGTCATAGTGCCCATCGTTGTCGGTGTCGGTGGCCATGGAGTCTGCCCAACCGTCGTGGTTGTGGTCGA from the Corynebacterium durum genome contains:
- a CDS encoding ABC-ATPase domain-containing protein yields the protein MSYHRNDRNNHSRNHHRRSNNNRNPHNNEYREHHHEDDLRRALTSLDGKSYGAYKSLRGSYPLAPGITLSIDRVQTDPYAPPSLMRILVDLATAQVPQDLINDAEGKIATGDFLTRAFSHEAYTSKVAREVSIGRPGQAVLERTSILFTDKRLEARIMVALPAAGRRIRGREAEELLADILPEVAEYSLLYKNLDQQKLRDHVILYRDQQDLRRQLNSRKLVAFVGNGAILPRRSGDSDEPLEQGATPFQSPQSLHTEFSLPSGRTITGMGVPEGITVIVGGGYHGKSTLLKAMERGVYSHILNDGREWVITHADAMAIRAEDGRAVTGVDISPFINNLPSGTDTHRFFTTNASGSTSQATNLVEALEAGAQTLLIDEDTSATNFMIRDERMQQLIPAKDEPITPFVQRIRPLFTEKGVSTILVAGGSGAFFDVADHVIALNSYVPNDVTVQAHSIANRTPQNDAASIRVFDSPNPRVPARDGLREPSKTKPAKARSRTDIQYGRENIDLIGLMQLIDVAQTTGIAHALDSIADRCDGNTSLAQLVDQLVQDLDEHGLDVLSPHRGHPGLFARPRSQEIMASVNRYRKLKLSAGR
- a CDS encoding zinc-dependent alcohol dehydrogenase family protein; protein product: MLAALAAQPGPIHNVTIQDVPEPDAPQRGEVIVRMLASAFNPSDAVTVSGAYASRTEFLLVPGFEGVGVVERIGPEVPSALLGRRVLPIGSAGAWQELKRTDHTWCIPVPDDIPTDVACFVYINPLTAYLMVERFCGDARTVLIDGASTTIARHLQELLDQRGIQTVMVGRGWSGEGVDKHVDVAFDCVGGETGRRAALAVKPDGVVVHYGLLSGRSLGEVGRRVEMFRLRDVVHACPRSELPALLEGVFDQLRAGRLRSRMAREVSLRELPEALKKYRPGEGKLLVRVTD
- a CDS encoding GNAT family N-acetyltransferase encodes the protein MRELRADDRDLLVEATFCNVNWVEERFTRDDVLTNPYFRHYHDPWQESDFGYVAENSNGRAIGVVWLRFFTADDPGFGFVDEATPELSIWVAEGERRRGVGGQLIDAAIRAARSKGLRRISLSVEEGNPARRLYERAGFAWAGSGFDTGTLVLELA